From the Pseudarthrobacter sp. MM222 genome, one window contains:
- a CDS encoding VIT1/CCC1 transporter family protein, whose protein sequence is MSQHAKSDPHNPDHHVSEPAAGLPGRAGQSDASPSTADIKRWRQYLADERAEAAVYRDLAQNRTGEERAILLALAEAEGRHEAHWLTLLGDQAGRPRPASLRSQLLGFLARHFGSVFVLALAQRAESRSPYATDPSATPAMVADEQIHEEVVRGLATRGRNRLAGTFRAAVFGANDGLVSNLSLVMGMAASGVGSSVVLLSGVAGLLAGALSMGAGEFISVRSQRELLAATRPTQITLAAAPSLDIEHNELLLVYLARGMSREAAEHRVAERMGLLDCDCDPSLSLHPELPESQDQHEAVGTAWGAAASSFCFFASGAIVPIIPFLLGMTGLAALVVSAVLVGVALLLTGGIVGLLSGTSPTSRGVRQLAIGMGAAGVTYLLGMAFGAVVA, encoded by the coding sequence GTGTCTCAGCACGCCAAATCTGACCCGCACAACCCGGACCACCACGTTTCCGAACCCGCCGCCGGCCTGCCCGGCCGCGCCGGGCAGTCGGACGCTTCGCCGAGCACCGCGGACATCAAGCGGTGGCGGCAGTACCTCGCGGACGAACGTGCCGAAGCCGCCGTCTACCGGGACCTGGCGCAGAACCGCACCGGCGAGGAACGGGCCATTCTGCTCGCCCTGGCCGAGGCCGAGGGCCGCCACGAGGCACACTGGCTCACGCTGCTGGGCGACCAGGCCGGCCGGCCCCGCCCCGCGTCGCTCCGCAGCCAGTTGCTCGGCTTCCTGGCACGCCATTTCGGTTCCGTCTTCGTTCTGGCCCTCGCCCAGCGCGCCGAAAGCCGCTCGCCGTACGCCACCGACCCGTCCGCCACCCCGGCCATGGTCGCAGACGAACAGATCCACGAGGAAGTTGTCCGGGGGCTCGCCACGCGCGGCCGCAACCGCCTCGCCGGCACGTTCCGCGCGGCCGTTTTCGGGGCCAACGACGGGCTGGTCAGCAACCTTTCCCTCGTGATGGGTATGGCCGCCTCGGGGGTGGGAAGCTCCGTGGTCCTCCTCAGCGGGGTGGCCGGGCTGCTGGCCGGAGCCCTGTCGATGGGCGCCGGGGAGTTCATCTCCGTCCGCTCCCAGCGGGAACTGCTCGCCGCGACGCGCCCCACCCAGATCACCCTGGCCGCCGCGCCGTCGCTGGACATCGAGCACAATGAGCTCCTGCTCGTCTACCTTGCCCGCGGCATGTCCCGGGAAGCGGCGGAGCACCGCGTTGCCGAGCGGATGGGCCTGCTGGACTGCGACTGCGACCCCAGCCTCTCACTGCATCCCGAGCTGCCCGAGAGCCAGGACCAGCACGAGGCCGTCGGCACCGCCTGGGGGGCGGCGGCGTCGAGCTTCTGCTTCTTCGCTTCCGGCGCCATCGTGCCGATCATCCCCTTCCTCCTCGGCATGACCGGCCTCGCCGCCCTGGTGGTCTCCGCCGTGCTGGTAGGTGTGGCGCTGCTGCTCACCGGCGGAATCGTCGGACTGCTGTCCGGCACCTCCCCGACCTCCCGCGGAGTCCGGCAGCTGGCCATCGGCATGGGCGCTGCGGGTGTGACCTACCTGCTGGGGATGGCGTTCGGCGCGGTGGTCGCTTAG
- a CDS encoding FadR/GntR family transcriptional regulator, with protein sequence MGRRTLVDDLVDGLLADILDGKLQPHEAIPPEADIAKAYDVSRLTVREALKALRAQNILYVKAGRGTFVNPSDNWTGLDAIFKAASHGSGAEQVAVGLIEMRRMVETGAAALAAKRHTPEHAQLMRECIADMKRFHDSGDLDAFVAADIGFHDAVLKASGNPFIRALFVQLGQLLYAKRRETSAVEEIQLHAIEFHQKVMDSILSGDAEQARRAMDEHMDQTYRDYERYVHHAAS encoded by the coding sequence ATGGGCCGCAGGACACTCGTCGACGACCTCGTCGACGGCCTGCTCGCCGACATCCTGGACGGCAAACTGCAGCCCCACGAGGCCATTCCGCCCGAGGCAGACATCGCCAAGGCGTACGACGTCAGCCGCCTCACGGTGCGCGAAGCGTTGAAGGCCTTGCGGGCGCAGAACATCCTCTACGTGAAAGCCGGCCGCGGAACCTTCGTGAATCCGTCCGACAACTGGACCGGGCTGGACGCAATTTTCAAGGCCGCTTCGCACGGCAGCGGAGCGGAGCAGGTTGCCGTGGGGCTCATCGAAATGCGCCGCATGGTGGAAACCGGGGCGGCCGCGCTGGCCGCCAAACGCCACACCCCTGAGCATGCCCAGCTGATGCGGGAGTGCATCGCGGACATGAAGCGCTTCCATGATTCCGGCGACCTGGATGCCTTCGTGGCAGCGGACATCGGCTTCCATGACGCTGTCCTGAAGGCCTCCGGCAATCCTTTTATCCGGGCGTTGTTCGTGCAGCTGGGTCAGCTTCTTTACGCGAAGCGGCGCGAGACGTCAGCCGTCGAGGAGATCCAACTGCACGCCATTGAATTCCACCAAAAGGTCATGGACAGCATCCTCAGCGGCGACGCCGAGCAGGCCCGCCGCGCCATGGACGAACACATGGACCAGACGTACCGGGACTACGAGCGTTACGTCCACCACGCAGCATCCTGA
- a CDS encoding LOG family protein: MNAAPSLHPSPRTLEVETLERFDRLVAAGARTMHAWHAQSLDLRGRTEPLAALDVQGAIFLGCTFDDGVEDVLRSRGALIFPRLEALPFNPYRGQLYTPQELYAGIAGSSYEDTPDAQVYQWSILPGQRHRLDATLASALHDHAIGNALDDLTRSQMWAGRAMVGVMGGHAAGRGSPVFAEAALLGRLLARSGKVVATGGGPGAMEAANLGAYLSEAPDRQFRQALAALAAVPGFRPSVSAWARAAAGVVERHPDGTPSLGIPTWFYGHEPPNFFATHIAKYFANAVREAILLELCHGGIVFLPGSGGTVQEIFQDACENYYGAPETITPMVLVGRDHWLKRYPAWPLLQSLASGRPMADRIFLVDTVEEALAVLPA, translated from the coding sequence ATGAACGCCGCCCCAAGCCTGCACCCCAGCCCGCGCACGCTGGAGGTAGAGACCCTCGAGCGCTTCGACCGGCTGGTCGCTGCCGGGGCGCGAACCATGCACGCCTGGCATGCGCAATCGCTGGACCTGCGCGGACGAACGGAGCCGCTCGCGGCCCTGGACGTCCAGGGTGCGATCTTCCTCGGATGCACGTTCGACGACGGGGTGGAGGATGTTCTGCGCAGCCGCGGCGCGCTGATCTTCCCCAGGCTCGAGGCGCTGCCGTTCAATCCTTACCGCGGCCAGTTGTACACACCGCAGGAGCTCTATGCGGGCATTGCCGGTTCCAGCTACGAGGACACGCCGGACGCCCAGGTGTACCAGTGGAGCATCCTGCCCGGCCAGCGGCACCGCCTTGACGCCACGCTGGCCTCTGCCCTCCATGACCATGCGATCGGGAACGCCCTCGACGACCTGACCCGGTCCCAGATGTGGGCCGGACGCGCCATGGTCGGCGTGATGGGCGGCCATGCGGCCGGCCGGGGTTCGCCGGTCTTCGCGGAGGCCGCGCTGCTGGGCCGGCTGCTGGCACGGAGTGGCAAGGTGGTCGCCACCGGCGGCGGCCCGGGGGCGATGGAGGCCGCGAACCTGGGAGCCTACCTCAGCGAGGCGCCGGACCGGCAGTTCCGGCAGGCGCTGGCCGCGCTGGCCGCCGTCCCGGGATTCCGGCCTTCCGTGTCGGCGTGGGCGCGCGCCGCTGCCGGCGTCGTCGAGCGCCATCCGGACGGTACACCGTCGCTGGGAATCCCCACCTGGTTCTATGGGCACGAGCCGCCGAACTTCTTCGCCACCCACATCGCGAAGTACTTCGCGAACGCCGTCCGCGAAGCCATCCTGCTGGAGCTGTGCCACGGCGGCATCGTCTTCCTGCCCGGCTCGGGCGGGACGGTGCAGGAGATCTTCCAGGACGCCTGCGAAAACTACTACGGCGCCCCGGAAACCATCACCCCGATGGTGCTGGTAGGGCGGGATCACTGGCTGAAACGCTACCCGGCGTGGCCGCTCCTGCAGAGCCTGGCCTCAGGCCGGCCGATGGCGGACCGGATCTTTTTGGTCGATACGGTGGAGGAAGCGCTCGCCGTCCTGCCCGCGTAG
- a CDS encoding matrixin family metalloprotease has translation MDGPDFRDRTPRHSRSRTAWRIFRDLAAAAVIAGAAFLAAGLIYGDPRFVGLFEVNRGAGADARVDPDTARPATGQAGQQPGVPATVPGNGAPPPGFEEQARPIGQPETPATASDSYKFLATNDDGTPVGYSPCRPLHYVVNSELEPEGAERLVEDAIDSMSRATGIKFINDGATTEAPTQSRAPYQKDVYGERWAPLLIAWTTPDQAPQLRGPVIGTGGSTHFSFGDGPKSFVTGSLELDAPQITEDLRRAAGAEYATAVILHELGHVMGLEHVDDPLQLMYPEIGTPDGLADGDLNGLHELGRAQCRKDL, from the coding sequence GTGGACGGTCCTGACTTCCGGGACCGGACGCCGCGGCACAGCCGCTCACGCACCGCCTGGCGGATCTTCCGCGACCTGGCGGCCGCCGCCGTGATCGCCGGTGCCGCCTTCCTGGCCGCCGGACTCATTTACGGGGACCCCCGCTTCGTGGGGCTTTTCGAGGTTAACCGCGGCGCCGGAGCGGACGCTCGGGTGGATCCGGACACCGCCCGGCCCGCCACCGGGCAGGCCGGCCAACAACCGGGGGTTCCGGCCACCGTCCCCGGAAACGGCGCGCCCCCACCCGGGTTCGAGGAACAAGCCCGGCCGATCGGCCAGCCCGAGACACCGGCCACCGCCAGCGATTCGTACAAATTCCTCGCCACGAATGACGACGGCACGCCAGTGGGCTACTCGCCATGCCGCCCGCTGCACTATGTGGTCAACTCCGAACTCGAGCCCGAAGGCGCGGAGCGCCTCGTGGAGGACGCCATCGACTCGATGTCCCGCGCTACCGGCATCAAATTCATCAACGACGGCGCCACCACCGAGGCGCCCACCCAGTCGCGCGCGCCGTATCAAAAGGACGTCTATGGCGAGCGGTGGGCCCCGCTGCTGATCGCGTGGACCACCCCGGACCAGGCCCCGCAGCTCCGGGGCCCCGTCATCGGGACCGGAGGGAGCACACACTTCAGCTTCGGCGACGGCCCCAAAAGCTTCGTCACCGGCAGTCTGGAGCTCGACGCCCCGCAAATCACCGAGGACCTCCGCCGGGCGGCCGGCGCCGAGTATGCCACCGCCGTGATCCTGCACGAACTCGGCCATGTCATGGGGCTGGAACATGTGGATGACCCGCTGCAGCTCATGTACCCGGAGATCGGCACCCCCGACGGCCTGGCCGACGGCGACCTGAACGGCCTGCACGAGCTGGGCCGCGCCCAGTGCCGCAAGGATTTGTAG
- a CDS encoding GntR family transcriptional regulator, which translates to MANPLNLSIDRSSPVPLYHQVVQGIEAAIHGGVLPPGSRLDNEIDLAAQLNLSRPTMRKAMDELVRSGLLVRKRGVGTQVVSSQVRRPLELSSLFDDLSNNGSKPTTEVLSFSHDEADAATRAALQLPAGAKVYHFTRLRKVGGKPLALMENWVRDDITTIDEALLGSQGLYGILRNGGVNFRLASQRIGAMIANDYQAPLLETTPGSALVTMERTAVDDTGRQVETGHHVYRADSYSFEMTLVQR; encoded by the coding sequence GTGGCTAATCCGCTAAATCTCAGCATCGACCGGTCCTCCCCCGTGCCGCTCTACCACCAGGTGGTCCAGGGCATCGAGGCCGCGATCCACGGTGGCGTACTGCCGCCCGGCAGCCGGCTCGACAACGAGATCGACCTTGCGGCCCAGCTGAACCTCTCCCGCCCCACCATGCGCAAGGCCATGGACGAACTGGTCCGCTCGGGCCTGCTGGTGCGCAAGCGCGGCGTCGGCACCCAGGTGGTCTCCAGCCAGGTGCGCCGCCCGCTCGAACTCTCCAGCCTCTTCGATGACCTCAGCAACAACGGCAGCAAGCCCACCACCGAGGTGCTGAGCTTCTCCCACGATGAGGCCGACGCCGCCACCCGGGCCGCACTCCAGCTCCCGGCCGGCGCCAAGGTTTACCACTTCACCCGGCTCCGGAAGGTTGGCGGAAAACCGCTGGCCCTGATGGAAAACTGGGTGCGCGATGACATCACCACCATCGACGAGGCGCTCCTGGGCTCACAAGGCCTCTACGGGATCCTCCGCAACGGCGGCGTGAACTTCCGGCTCGCCTCTCAGCGGATCGGCGCCATGATCGCCAACGACTACCAGGCCCCCCTGCTGGAAACCACCCCGGGCTCCGCCCTCGTCACCATGGAGCGCACCGCGGTCGACGACACCGGGCGCCAGGTGGAGACCGGCCACCACGTCTACCGCGCGGATTCCTACAGCTTCGAAATGACACTGGTCCAAAGATAA
- a CDS encoding SRPBCC family protein: MTNRYLVSRSRFIAAAPEAIFELLATPALHSAIDGSDTVKGAQPRGPERLALGAKFGMEMNMRVDYKILNTVCEFEEGRRIAWRHFYGHVWRYLLEPATDDAGRAGTMVTEQWDARQVRGKFLLRLAGYLRRHPANLEKTLAKLEAYLADSGRDSDNAQVS; encoded by the coding sequence ATGACCAACAGATACCTCGTGTCCCGCAGCCGCTTCATCGCGGCCGCTCCGGAAGCCATTTTCGAGCTGCTTGCCACCCCGGCGCTGCACAGCGCGATTGATGGCTCGGACACCGTCAAGGGCGCCCAGCCCCGCGGCCCCGAGCGGCTGGCCCTCGGGGCGAAGTTCGGCATGGAGATGAACATGCGGGTGGACTACAAGATCCTCAACACGGTCTGCGAGTTCGAGGAAGGCCGCCGCATCGCCTGGCGGCACTTCTACGGACACGTCTGGCGCTACCTCCTGGAGCCCGCCACGGACGACGCCGGCAGGGCCGGCACTATGGTCACCGAACAGTGGGACGCCCGCCAGGTCCGCGGCAAGTTCCTGCTGCGGCTCGCGGGCTATCTGCGCCGGCACCCTGCCAACCTGGAAAAGACCCTGGCCAAGCTGGAGGCCTACCTTGCGGACTCCGGCCGCGATTCCGACAACGCCCAGGTTTCCTGA
- a CDS encoding gamma-glutamyl-gamma-aminobutyrate hydrolase family protein, whose translation MQTPPLPRSSRPRIGIPVRLSSSTDADPRVAEANALFDYIVDLVRDGGGEPVVLTAPDEPLEALDGVVLPGGGDLDPRLYGEEPGGACYDVSRAQDELDLAVARLSIDAGLPVLGVCRGHQLLNVLYGGTLIQDMDPGTVAHREPEPVDGAGPWAWHEVEVQGGTKVAGLYGGGGNGAAEVTVKIASDHHQAVARVGEGLVVTAVAGDGTIEALEDPERWVASVQWHPEARELPAEERLAPFRAFVEICRSHGMERIFS comes from the coding sequence ATGCAGACTCCGCCCCTCCCCCGCAGCAGCCGGCCCCGCATCGGCATTCCCGTCCGCCTCAGCAGCTCCACGGACGCGGATCCGAGGGTTGCGGAGGCCAACGCCCTCTTCGACTACATCGTAGATCTGGTACGCGACGGCGGCGGTGAACCGGTAGTGCTCACCGCACCGGACGAGCCGCTCGAGGCGCTCGACGGCGTCGTCCTTCCGGGCGGCGGCGACCTGGACCCGCGGCTCTACGGCGAGGAGCCCGGCGGGGCGTGTTACGACGTCAGCCGCGCCCAGGACGAACTGGACCTGGCCGTGGCACGGTTGTCGATCGATGCCGGGCTGCCGGTGCTCGGCGTCTGCCGGGGTCACCAGTTGCTCAACGTCCTCTACGGCGGCACGCTGATCCAGGACATGGATCCGGGTACGGTGGCGCACCGGGAGCCCGAACCCGTGGACGGAGCCGGCCCGTGGGCCTGGCACGAGGTGGAGGTGCAGGGCGGCACCAAGGTTGCCGGACTGTACGGCGGCGGGGGCAACGGCGCCGCCGAGGTCACGGTCAAGATTGCCTCCGACCACCACCAGGCCGTGGCCAGGGTCGGCGAAGGACTCGTGGTGACGGCGGTCGCCGGGGACGGTACCATCGAGGCGCTGGAGGACCCGGAGCGCTGGGTGGCGTCCGTGCAGTGGCACCCCGAGGCCCGGGAACTCCCGGCCGAAGAACGGCTGGCCCCGTTCCGGGCCTTTGTCGAGATCTGCCGGAGCCATGGAATGGAGCGCATCTTCTCCTGA
- a CDS encoding Gfo/Idh/MocA family oxidoreductase: MKDVILGLVGVGRIGVMHANNIAGLNDVLNPQGINVRLRLTDVAQDHARAIAAGLGAEFLPTVEALLASGLDGLVIATGTGTHPDLIKAGVDAGIPVFCEKPVALNVADALPVLDYIRDRQGVVQIGHQRRFDAGYQEARRAYQAGELGWIHSLRAVTCDMAPPPVEFLASSGGLFRDCSVHDFDILRWLTGREIVEVYARGSNNGDPAIEEAGDVDTALALVTFDDGTVGTVSATRYNGAGHDVRLEIQGSRRSLMVGLDDKTALASAEAGIPFPAGEPHRTFAERFHQAYRSELAAFIELILGRRENPCTPEDAVAASRVADAAQESLATGVPVRVVQTVAR; encoded by the coding sequence ATGAAAGACGTAATCCTCGGACTGGTCGGGGTGGGGCGGATCGGCGTCATGCATGCCAACAACATCGCCGGGCTTAACGACGTCCTGAACCCGCAGGGCATCAACGTCCGGCTCCGGCTCACCGACGTCGCCCAAGACCATGCCCGGGCCATCGCCGCCGGGCTCGGCGCCGAATTCCTGCCCACCGTGGAGGCGCTGCTCGCTTCCGGGCTGGACGGACTCGTCATCGCCACGGGAACCGGAACCCACCCGGACCTGATCAAGGCCGGAGTGGACGCCGGAATCCCGGTCTTCTGCGAGAAGCCCGTGGCCCTGAATGTGGCAGACGCCCTGCCCGTCCTCGACTACATCCGTGACCGCCAAGGCGTCGTCCAGATCGGCCACCAGCGCCGCTTCGACGCCGGCTACCAGGAAGCCCGACGCGCCTACCAGGCCGGGGAACTGGGCTGGATCCACTCGCTCCGCGCCGTCACGTGCGACATGGCACCGCCGCCGGTCGAGTTCCTGGCCAGCTCCGGCGGACTGTTCCGGGACTGCTCGGTCCACGATTTCGACATCCTGCGCTGGCTCACGGGCCGCGAAATCGTCGAGGTGTACGCGAGGGGCTCCAACAACGGGGACCCCGCCATCGAAGAAGCCGGCGATGTGGACACGGCCCTCGCGCTCGTGACGTTCGACGACGGCACCGTGGGAACCGTCTCGGCCACGCGGTACAACGGGGCGGGCCACGACGTGAGACTGGAAATCCAGGGGTCCCGCCGTTCGCTGATGGTCGGGCTGGACGACAAGACGGCGCTTGCCTCGGCGGAGGCCGGGATTCCGTTCCCGGCCGGAGAACCGCACCGGACCTTCGCCGAGCGGTTCCACCAGGCCTACCGCTCGGAGCTGGCCGCCTTCATCGAGTTGATCCTGGGCCGCCGGGAAAACCCCTGCACCCCGGAGGATGCCGTGGCCGCCTCCCGGGTGGCGGACGCCGCCCAGGAATCCCTCGCGACCGGCGTGCCGGTCCGGGTGGTCCAGACCGTCGCCCGCTAA
- the iolB gene encoding 5-deoxy-glucuronate isomerase: MANWVYPLGTAAQGEWDVSLGTSDSALEVEGWAHTGLKVATLGAAAAVDLPAADEERIVVPLNGSFTVSVDGEDYRLAGRDSVFNGPSDVLYTGTGKSVIISSVDGGRVAVATAPAKASYPTRLITASETPVELRGAGNCSRQVHNFGTPAALEADRFIVCEVLTPAGNWSSYPPHKHDEETDGETSLEEIYYFETRVAPGAPARPGSDDAIGYQRVYASDERPIDVSAEVRTGDVVLVPYGWHGPAMAAPGYDMYYLNVMAGPGPVRNWLISDDPHHGWIRQTWTGQDIDPRLPFGA; encoded by the coding sequence ATGGCCAACTGGGTCTATCCGCTCGGCACCGCCGCCCAAGGCGAATGGGACGTCTCCCTGGGCACGTCCGATTCCGCGCTGGAGGTGGAGGGCTGGGCCCACACCGGGTTGAAGGTCGCCACGCTGGGTGCCGCGGCCGCCGTCGATCTTCCCGCCGCGGACGAGGAACGCATTGTGGTTCCGCTCAACGGTTCTTTCACAGTGTCCGTCGACGGCGAGGACTACCGGCTGGCCGGCCGGGACAGCGTCTTCAACGGTCCCAGCGACGTCCTCTACACGGGGACCGGCAAGTCCGTGATCATCAGTTCGGTCGACGGCGGACGCGTCGCCGTGGCCACCGCCCCGGCCAAAGCCTCCTACCCGACCCGCCTCATCACGGCCTCGGAGACTCCGGTTGAACTTCGCGGTGCCGGCAACTGCTCCCGCCAGGTCCACAATTTCGGCACGCCCGCGGCGCTGGAAGCGGACCGGTTCATCGTCTGCGAGGTCCTCACGCCGGCGGGCAACTGGTCCTCCTATCCCCCGCACAAGCATGACGAGGAGACGGACGGCGAGACCAGCCTGGAAGAGATCTACTACTTCGAGACCCGGGTTGCCCCCGGCGCCCCGGCCCGGCCGGGAAGTGACGATGCGATCGGCTACCAGCGCGTCTACGCCTCGGATGAGCGGCCCATCGATGTCTCCGCGGAAGTGCGCACCGGCGACGTCGTACTGGTGCCCTACGGCTGGCACGGCCCGGCAATGGCTGCCCCCGGCTACGACATGTACTACCTCAACGTGATGGCGGGGCCCGGCCCGGTCCGGAACTGGCTCATCAGCGACGACCCGCACCACGGCTGGATCCGGCAGACCTGGACGGGCCAGGACATCGACCCGCGGCTGCCGTTCGGCGCCTGA
- a CDS encoding SDR family NAD(P)-dependent oxidoreductase, translating to MTASTFPSERTVVLTGAASARGIGRAAADRMASEGWSIAILDINAEDAKAAAAEIGANRAVKAIGVGADVSDEASVDRAITEIEASLPPIVALANLAGISSPTTFMETTVAEWDKVFAINMRGTFIVSQRVLKGMIERKLGRIVSISSISAQRGGGTFSKVAYSATKAGILGFTRALAREVGEFGITVNAIAPGPIDTDIMGGTLTDERKEQLSEGIMMGRVGTREEVAALIAFLLGQDAGYITAATYDINGGLQVS from the coding sequence ATGACTGCAAGCACGTTCCCCTCCGAACGCACCGTTGTCCTCACCGGCGCCGCGTCGGCCCGCGGCATCGGCCGCGCCGCCGCCGACCGGATGGCCAGCGAAGGATGGTCCATCGCCATCCTTGACATCAACGCGGAGGACGCCAAGGCTGCCGCCGCGGAGATCGGCGCCAACCGGGCCGTCAAAGCCATCGGAGTCGGAGCCGACGTGTCCGACGAGGCGTCCGTTGACCGGGCGATCACGGAGATCGAAGCCTCGCTCCCGCCGATCGTTGCCCTCGCAAACCTCGCCGGAATCAGCTCGCCCACCACATTCATGGAAACCACCGTGGCGGAGTGGGACAAGGTGTTCGCCATCAACATGCGCGGAACCTTCATCGTGTCCCAGCGGGTCCTCAAGGGCATGATCGAGCGCAAGCTCGGGCGCATCGTCAGCATCTCGTCCATTTCCGCCCAGCGCGGCGGCGGCACGTTCTCGAAGGTTGCCTACAGCGCCACCAAGGCCGGGATCCTCGGATTCACCCGCGCACTGGCCCGCGAAGTCGGCGAGTTCGGGATCACGGTCAATGCGATTGCCCCCGGCCCGATCGACACCGACATCATGGGTGGCACCCTCACCGATGAGCGCAAGGAACAGCTGTCCGAGGGCATCATGATGGGCCGCGTCGGCACCCGCGAGGAAGTGGCGGCCCTGATCGCCTTCCTGCTCGGCCAGGACGCGGGCTACATCACCGCCGCGACGTATGACATCAACGGCGGCCTCCAGGTCTCCTGA
- a CDS encoding MFS transporter, whose product MTSHSLKSAGLGELGERTLRKVRRRVMPLIVLLYFVAYLDRNNVGFAKLTMSEDIGLNAAAYGLGAGIFFLGYALLEVPSNAGMYRFGARKWLARILITWGIFATAMCLVNGETTYYVIRFLLGAAEAGFFPAILFYLTLWFPAAQRVTVLGIFILAQPVSNALGAPVSGLLLQMDGVLGLQGWQWLYIIEGIPAILLGLLTPILMTDRPRDAKWLNPDERDWLATTMDKELAVKSGAGNHNFLAGLKDKRTLTYSALYFGLVCGIYGLGLWMPTIVSALGKFSTAQIGFIVLIPYTIAAVFVYFWSKRADRTGKRAWHTAVSMVLAGMGLLAAGYLLPVNPILAMIGLTASAMGIYGAIAPFLSMPSAALTGAAAASGLALINSLGNLGGFVAPYAVGLLNDATGNNQSGLLFLSLCLCITAVATYLYARRRPEGDAALDPAVAATVIGTPDATAPAKTF is encoded by the coding sequence ATGACTTCACACTCCTTAAAGTCCGCAGGACTCGGCGAACTGGGTGAGCGTACGCTCCGCAAGGTCCGCCGCCGCGTCATGCCGCTGATTGTCCTGCTCTACTTCGTCGCCTACCTTGACCGCAATAACGTGGGCTTCGCCAAACTCACCATGAGCGAGGACATCGGCCTTAACGCCGCCGCTTACGGACTCGGCGCCGGAATTTTCTTCCTCGGCTACGCGCTCCTCGAGGTCCCAAGCAACGCCGGAATGTACCGGTTCGGCGCCCGCAAGTGGTTGGCCCGCATCCTCATTACCTGGGGCATCTTCGCCACGGCGATGTGCCTGGTGAACGGTGAAACCACCTATTACGTCATCCGATTCCTGCTGGGGGCGGCCGAGGCCGGGTTCTTCCCCGCCATCCTCTTCTACCTGACGCTCTGGTTCCCGGCCGCGCAGCGGGTGACGGTGCTCGGCATCTTCATCCTCGCCCAGCCCGTCTCTAACGCCCTCGGCGCTCCGGTCTCCGGCCTGCTCCTGCAGATGGACGGCGTTCTGGGCCTGCAGGGCTGGCAGTGGCTGTACATCATCGAAGGCATCCCGGCCATCCTCCTGGGCCTGCTCACCCCCATCCTCATGACCGACCGCCCGCGGGATGCCAAATGGCTCAACCCGGACGAGCGCGACTGGCTCGCGACCACCATGGACAAGGAACTGGCCGTCAAGTCCGGCGCCGGCAACCACAACTTCCTGGCCGGCCTCAAGGATAAGCGCACCCTGACCTACTCGGCTCTCTACTTCGGACTGGTCTGCGGCATCTATGGCCTTGGCCTGTGGATGCCCACCATCGTCTCCGCCCTGGGCAAGTTCTCCACGGCCCAGATCGGCTTCATCGTGTTGATCCCCTACACAATTGCGGCAGTATTCGTGTACTTCTGGAGCAAGCGCGCGGACCGGACCGGCAAACGTGCCTGGCATACCGCCGTCAGCATGGTGCTGGCGGGGATGGGCTTGCTGGCCGCAGGATACCTGCTGCCCGTCAACCCGATTCTGGCCATGATCGGACTCACGGCCTCGGCCATGGGTATCTACGGCGCCATCGCCCCGTTCCTTTCCATGCCCTCGGCAGCGCTGACAGGGGCGGCCGCTGCATCCGGCCTGGCCCTGATCAACTCCCTGGGCAACCTGGGCGGTTTCGTGGCCCCGTACGCCGTCGGACTCCTGAACGACGCCACGGGCAACAACCAGAGCGGCCTGCTGTTCCTGTCCCTCTGCCTCTGCATCACCGCCGTGGCAACCTATCTCTACGCCCGCAGGCGCCCCGAAGGCGATGCCGCCCTGGATCCCGCAGTTGCCGCCACGGTCATAGGGACCCCCGACGCCACGGCGCCCGCCAAAACCTTCTGA